A section of the Pleuronectes platessa chromosome 7, fPlePla1.1, whole genome shotgun sequence genome encodes:
- the zgc:136858 gene encoding uncharacterized protein zgc:136858 isoform X1, which yields MCFQGFPQNLSRMRRMLKSFPALVLRRGITTYQSTWCKNDSLYRVHPSVSQALAENKPVVALESTIITHGMPYPHNLSTAKEVEAIVRAEGATPATVGVIEGKVHVGLSSEELDHLAHCRSSVKVSRRDLPYVTSKGLTGGTTVSATMIAAHRAGIPVFVTGGIGGVHRDGENSLDISADLTELSRTPIAVISAGVKSILDIGRTLEFLETHGVCVATYGKSKNFPAFFSPQSGFTSSCQAENPAEAAKLIASTLSLGLQSGVLLAVPIPEEHAAAGLQIEEAVQAAVTEASNKQITGRDVTPFILQKVNELTKGKSLQANIALIHNNARVGSQIACALSELMNERKFKSKTHHSGRHTSQSESDIVVIGGINVDFIAKGKAKTIHFGQTNPGSVCQSFGGVGRNIADSLSRLGHRPLFISAVGADSNGDAVLNYCKHMNTSGVARLEGQSTATYCAVITESGELSLGLGDMDIHQQITEQCVSQFEKQLLSATLVCLDGNIPVSTIDYVCGVAKKHNINVWYEPTDSEKACKPFLSDAWKSLSYSSPNLAELCTMNKALGIQTPEVLPSSLEEVLGVAVDLSRPLLEHLHCLVVTLGAHGVLVCGEQDADSVNLQPRQQRRSRKLCAVHYPALTVTAEETVNVSGAGDSLAGALMAGILRRRDTDICVRMGLLAARLSLASPHPIDTTLTFDSVDLNKVQTQNWPKPSYRCI from the exons ATG TGTTTTCAGGGTTTCCCTCAAAATCTGAGCAGAATGAGGAGAATGCTGAAGAGCTTCCCTGCACTCGTCCTGAGAAGAGGAATCACAACGTATCAGAGCACATGGTGCAAAAATG ACAGCCTCTACAGAGTTCATCCATCTGTATCACAGGCGCTGGCAGAAAACAAACCAGTGGTTGCCCTAGAGAGCACTATTATCACACACGGCATGCCCTATCCACACAACCTGAG CACAGCAAAGGAGGTGGAGGCCATCGTCCGAGCTGAAGGGGCCACTCCAGCCACGGTTGGAGTGATCGAGGGCAAAGTGCACGTCGGCCTGTCGTCAGAGGAGCTGGACCACCTCGCGCACTGCAGGAGCTCCGTGAAGGTGTCCCGTCGTGATCTGCCATACGTCACCAGCAAA gggCTCACTGGAGGAACGACAGTGTCAGCCACGATGATAGCTGCCCATCGGGCTGGCATCCCTGTGTTTGTCACAGGTGGTATCGGAGGAgttcacagagatggagagaaca GTCTGGACATCAGTGCAGATCTGACAGAGCTGAGCAGAACTCCCATCGCTGTGATCTCTGCTGGGGTCAAGTCTATTCTGGACATTGGTCGCACCCTTGAATTCCTT GAAACACATGGCGTCTGTGTAGCCACTTATGGGAAGTCAAAGAACTTCCCAGCATTCTTCTCTCCTCAAAGTGGATTCACTTCCTCGTGCCAGGCTGAAAACCCTGCTGAGGCTGCAAAACTCATTG caaGCACTCTGTCCCTGGGTCTTCAAAGCGGTGTCCTGTTAGCGGTGCCCATCCCAGAGGAGCATGCAGCCGCTGGCCTGCAGATAGAGGAAGCCGTCCAGGCTGCTGTGACAGAGGCCAG CAATAAACAAATCACTGGAAGAGATGTGACCCCATTTATTCTTCAGAAGGTCAATGAGCTGACTAAAGGAAAGTCCCTTCAGGCCA ACATCGCTCTCATTCATAACAATGCTCGAGTTGGAAGTCAGATCGCCTGCGCACTGTCAGAACTCATGAATGAGAGAAAGTTCAAAAGTAAAACTCATCATTCTGGAAGACACACATCACAATCAGAATCAGATATC gTTGTGATTGGAGGAATAAATGTAGATTTCATTGCCAAAGGAAAAGCAAAAACAATTCAC TTTGGACAGACCAACCCAGgaagtgtgtgtcagtcatttgGTGGTGTAGGACGGAACATCGCTG ACTCTCTGAGTCGATTAGGCCACAGGCCTCTGTTCATCTCAGCTGTTGGAGCTGACTCAAACGGTGATGCCGTATTAAACTACTGTAAACATATG AACACCAGTGGTGTTGCCAGGCTGGAGGGACAAAGCACAGCTACTTACTGTGCTGTCATCACTGAGAGTGGAGAGCTGAGCCTCGGCTTGGGCGACATGGACATTCACCAGCAAATCACAGAGCAGTGT GTGTCACAGTTTGAGAAGCAGCTTTTATCAGCCACTCTTGTGTGTCTTGATGGCAATATCCCTGTCTCCACTATTGACTATGTTTGTGGTGTTGCCAAAAAGCACAACATCAACG TCTGGTACGAGCCAACTGATTCAGAAAAGGCTTGTAAGCCTTTCCTGTCTGACGCCTGGAAGTCTCTGTCCTATTCGTCTCCAAACCTGGCGGAGCTGTGCACCATGAACAAAGCACTGGGTATCCAAACACCTGAAG TGCTGCCAagttctctggaggaggtgcttGGTGTTGCTGTGGATCTCTCACGCCCCCTTCTGGAGCATCTTCACTGTCTGGTGGTGACTCTGGGGGCTCATGGCGTGTTGGTGTGTGGAGAGCAGGACGCAGACTCAGTCAACCTGCAGCCAAGACAACAGAGGAGG AGCAGGAAGCTTTGTGCTGTACATTACCCGGCGCTGACCGTGACGGCAGAGGAAACAGTGAATGTATCAGGAGCAGGAGACAG TCTTGCTGGTGCTCTGATGGCAGGGATCCTCCGGCGGCGTGACACAGACATCTGTGTTCGGATGGGGCTCTTGGCTGCACGGCTGTCCCTGGCATCACCGCACCCCATCGACACAACGCTCACTTTTGACTCAGTAGATCTGAACAAAGTCCAGACTCAGAACTGGCCAAAACCGAGCTACAGGTGCATATAG
- the LOC128444834 gene encoding LOW QUALITY PROTEIN: troponin I, slow skeletal muscle-like (The sequence of the model RefSeq protein was modified relative to this genomic sequence to represent the inferred CDS: substituted 1 base at 1 genomic stop codon): protein MSEGXKKSKTSASRMLALKTKLLKMAMVMLEKEKEAKKLERESSLSERVPSVQLSGLSMQDLQAVCKDLYHKIDVVDDDRYDIEAKVVKNSMEIENLSQKIFQLKGKMNRPTLKRVKISADAMLGALLGSKVKESVDFKANLKTVKKEEEKKEEVTDWRKNVEAMSGMEGRKKLFNAGQ from the exons ATGTCTGAGGGGTAA AAAAAATCAAAGACCTCTGCCTCCCGCATGCTGGCTCTAAAG ACCAAACTGCTGAAGATGGCGATGGTGAtgttggagaaggagaaggaggcgaAAAAGCTGGAGAGAGAAAGTTCTCTGAGCGAGCGAGTCCCTTCTGTCCAGCTGTCTGGTTTGTCCATGCAGGACCTTCAG GCTGTGTGCAAAGACCTGTACCATAAGATTGATGTGGTGGATGACGACCGCTACGACATTGAAGCCAAGGTGGTGAAAAATAGCATGGAG ATTGAGAATCTGTCTCAGAAGATCTTCCAGCTGAAGGGCAAGATGAACCGGCCCACTCTGAAGAGGGTGAAGATCTCAGCCGACGCCATGCTGGGAGCGCTGCTGGGCTCCAAGGTGAAAGAGTCCGTGGACTTCAAGGCCAACCTCAAGACtgtgaagaaagaggaggagaag aaagaggaGGTGACTGACTGGCGTAAGAACGTTGAGGCCATGTCGGGTATGGAGGgcaggaagaagctgtttaATGCAGGACAGTAG
- the LOC128444833 gene encoding LOW QUALITY PROTEIN: troponin I, slow skeletal muscle-like (The sequence of the model RefSeq protein was modified relative to this genomic sequence to represent the inferred CDS: substituted 1 base at 1 genomic stop codon) codes for MADEXKKSKISSSRRLGLKIRLLAVAAQMLQEETEQRMRERETVLAEKLPPLNMAGLSLQDLQDLCKDMYQKIDVVDEERYDIGLKVSQNGKEIDNMNLKIIEIQSKFKKPTLKRVKISAEAMLSVLLGSKHKESIDFKANLKTVKKEEEKKEEVTDWRKNVEAMSGMEGRKKLFNTSGN; via the exons ATGGCTGATGAGTGA AAAAAATCAAAGATCTCCTCCTCTCGACGCCTGGGGTTGAAG ATCAGACTGTTGGCAGTTGCAGCTCagatgctgcaggaggagacggagcagaggatgagggagagagaaactgtTCTGGCAGAAAAACTTCCTCCTCTGAATATGGCTGGTCTGTCTTTGCAAGATCTACAG GATCTGTGCAAAGACATGTACCAAAAGATTGATGTTGTGGACGAGGAGCGCTATGACATCGGCCTGAAGGTTTCCCAGAATGGCAAGGAG ATTGATAACATGAACCTGAAGATCATTGAGATCCAGAGTAAGTTCAAGAAACCGACCCTGAAGAGAGTGAAGATCTCGGCTGAGGCCATGCTGAGCGTCCTGCTGGGCTCCAAACACAAAGAGTCCATCGACTTCAAGGCCAACCTGAAAACGgtcaagaaggaggaggaaaag AAAGAGGAGGTGACTGACTGGCGTAAGAACGTGGAGGCCATGTCGGGTATGGAGGgcaggaagaagctgtttaATACATCTGGaaactaa
- the LOC128444832 gene encoding interleukin-17 receptor A — translation MSHLPFFCFCLTAGLTASSFLRILNPHQDCRQPGLANCKINNCSDKHKVSQAPSGPIWNPEHVGVMTDERGSVPSMNVTWSLELDGGVLDMSGSEINIWDEKSNQSVCVQFSFNITEQNNQNHMRWKFSLDGVVVEPEHTYAVSVVNLPEPKSSDLTIRKKIFIPGCGDSRIQTAQMCVENGSLWKPHMTKAMYMDEEKKKLFVVLGFEAAEYSERYQVSIQSQTFHYSHNVSKGNRTSLNVTFVFGFWQLPKCDMLLSIQPFFIRCKNNCQRHETTIKECPYYPQRTVIIKASVGLFVIELFFFYFLWRACHKGSLNTSSSAARHQPEGFQMQERKRVLVLYSLDHPLYKNIVLKLCGFLAAKCGTEVVLDLLDSARLGALGRIQWLDWHREQIENSSNKILLLCSRGVQAKWRAMCGDKQVILREDVHSPAGDMLTPALCLLVPHFIRSASYEKYLVAYFDNVCSEEDVPSPFNIAVRYKLMKQFEELFFRILDTEKHEPGRMNHIEGLSEDVYHQCPSGRALQDAIEAFHAHQLEHPHWFEEESLESSELQADEPHMTKQPDRSHSVPDSTQVISHVTTCDTDFTADRMALKGPEQLFMCSSAEFRSYC, via the exons ATGAGCCATCttccttttttctgtttttgtttgactGCTGGACTCACAGCGTCGTCCTTTCTTCGGATTCTGAACCCACATCAGGACTGCAGACAACCG GGTCTTGCCAATTGTAAAATCA ATAactgttcagataaacacaagGTATCTCAAGCTCCCAGCGGCCCAATTTGGAATCCTGAGCATGTGGGAGTCATGACTGACGAACGTGGGAGCGTCCCCAGTATGAATGTGACATGGAGTTTAGAGTTAGATG GAGGTGTATTAGACATGTCTGGGTCAGAGATAAATATTTGGGATGAAAAAAGtaatcagagtgtgtgtgtgcagttttctTTCAACATCACTGAACAGAATAATCAAAACCATATGAGG TGGAAATTTTCCTTGGACGGAGTTGTTGTCGAGCCTGAACATACATACGCAGTGTCAGTTGTTAATTTACCAGAACCCAAGAGTAGCGACCTCACTATCAGAAAGAAAATTTTTATCCCAG GATGTGGTGATAGCAGAATCCAAACGGCTCAAATGTGTGTCGAAAATG GTAGTCTATGGAAGCCTCACATGACCAAAGCCATGTATATggatgaggaaaagaaaaagttgtTTGTCGTTTTGGGTTTTGAGGCAGCAGAGTATTCAGAGAGATACCAAGTCTCCATCCAGAGCCAGACTTTCCATTATTCACACAATGTCTCAAAG GGGAACCGAACATCACTGAACGTGACCTTTGTGTTCGGTTTTTGGCAGCTCCCAAAGTGTGACATGTTGTTATCG ATTCAACCCTTTTTTATACGATGCAAAAACAACTGTCAACGCCACGAGACAACAATCAAAGAGTGTCCTT ATTATCCACAACGGACTGTCATCATAAAGGCATCGGTGGGCCTGTTTGTcattgagcttttttttttttacttcctgtgGAGAGCATGTCATAAAG GTTCCCTGAACACATCCTCATCTGCTGCCAGACACCAACCAGAGGGTTTTCAAATGCAGGAGAGAAAACGAGTCCTGGTCCTCTACTCCCTCGACCACCCCTTGTACAAGAACATCGTTCTCAAGCTCTGTGGCTTCCTTGCAGCAAAATGCGGCACAGAAGTGGTGCTGGATCTGCTGGACTCTGCCAGACTGGGAGCACTGGGAAGGATTCAGTGGTTGGACTGGCACAGAGAGCAAATCGAAAACTCCTCAAATAAGATACTACTCCTGTGCTCAAGAGGGGTACAGGCCAAATGGAGAGCCATGTGTGGAGACAAACAGGTTATTCTGAGGGAGGACGTCCACTCACCTGCAGGCGACATGCTGACTCCAGCCCTCTGCCTCCTGGTGCCACATTTCATCCGATCTGCATCCTATGAAAAATACTTGGTGGCTTATTTCGATAATGTTTGTTCAGAGGAGGACGTTCCTTCACCTTTCAACATCGCAGTGAGGTACAAGCTGATGAAACAGTTTGAGGAGCTGTTTTTCAGGATCCTGGACACTGAGAAGCATGAACCAGGCAGAATGAACCACATCGAAGGGCTTTCAGAGGACGTGTACCACCAGTGCCCCTCGGGTAGAGCCCTGCAGGATGCCATAGAGGCTTTCCATGCACACCAGCTGGAACATCCACACTGGTTTGAGGAAGAATCACTGGAGAGCTCAGAGCTGCAGGCTGATGAGCCCCACATGACCAAGCAGCCTGACAGATCTCACTCCGTACCTGACTCCACCCAAGTAATCAGCCATGTAACCACCTGTGACACTGATTTCACTGCTGACAGAATGGCACTCAAAGGACCCGAGCAGCTGTTTATGTGCTCCTCAGCTGAGTTCAGATCTTACTGTTGA
- the zgc:136858 gene encoding uncharacterized protein zgc:136858 isoform X2 codes for MRRMLKSFPALVLRRGITTYQSTWCKNDSLYRVHPSVSQALAENKPVVALESTIITHGMPYPHNLSTAKEVEAIVRAEGATPATVGVIEGKVHVGLSSEELDHLAHCRSSVKVSRRDLPYVTSKGLTGGTTVSATMIAAHRAGIPVFVTGGIGGVHRDGENSLDISADLTELSRTPIAVISAGVKSILDIGRTLEFLETHGVCVATYGKSKNFPAFFSPQSGFTSSCQAENPAEAAKLIASTLSLGLQSGVLLAVPIPEEHAAAGLQIEEAVQAAVTEASNKQITGRDVTPFILQKVNELTKGKSLQANIALIHNNARVGSQIACALSELMNERKFKSKTHHSGRHTSQSESDIVVIGGINVDFIAKGKAKTIHFGQTNPGSVCQSFGGVGRNIADSLSRLGHRPLFISAVGADSNGDAVLNYCKHMNTSGVARLEGQSTATYCAVITESGELSLGLGDMDIHQQITEQCVSQFEKQLLSATLVCLDGNIPVSTIDYVCGVAKKHNINVWYEPTDSEKACKPFLSDAWKSLSYSSPNLAELCTMNKALGIQTPEVLPSSLEEVLGVAVDLSRPLLEHLHCLVVTLGAHGVLVCGEQDADSVNLQPRQQRRSRKLCAVHYPALTVTAEETVNVSGAGDSLAGALMAGILRRRDTDICVRMGLLAARLSLASPHPIDTTLTFDSVDLNKVQTQNWPKPSYRCI; via the exons ATGAGGAGAATGCTGAAGAGCTTCCCTGCACTCGTCCTGAGAAGAGGAATCACAACGTATCAGAGCACATGGTGCAAAAATG ACAGCCTCTACAGAGTTCATCCATCTGTATCACAGGCGCTGGCAGAAAACAAACCAGTGGTTGCCCTAGAGAGCACTATTATCACACACGGCATGCCCTATCCACACAACCTGAG CACAGCAAAGGAGGTGGAGGCCATCGTCCGAGCTGAAGGGGCCACTCCAGCCACGGTTGGAGTGATCGAGGGCAAAGTGCACGTCGGCCTGTCGTCAGAGGAGCTGGACCACCTCGCGCACTGCAGGAGCTCCGTGAAGGTGTCCCGTCGTGATCTGCCATACGTCACCAGCAAA gggCTCACTGGAGGAACGACAGTGTCAGCCACGATGATAGCTGCCCATCGGGCTGGCATCCCTGTGTTTGTCACAGGTGGTATCGGAGGAgttcacagagatggagagaaca GTCTGGACATCAGTGCAGATCTGACAGAGCTGAGCAGAACTCCCATCGCTGTGATCTCTGCTGGGGTCAAGTCTATTCTGGACATTGGTCGCACCCTTGAATTCCTT GAAACACATGGCGTCTGTGTAGCCACTTATGGGAAGTCAAAGAACTTCCCAGCATTCTTCTCTCCTCAAAGTGGATTCACTTCCTCGTGCCAGGCTGAAAACCCTGCTGAGGCTGCAAAACTCATTG caaGCACTCTGTCCCTGGGTCTTCAAAGCGGTGTCCTGTTAGCGGTGCCCATCCCAGAGGAGCATGCAGCCGCTGGCCTGCAGATAGAGGAAGCCGTCCAGGCTGCTGTGACAGAGGCCAG CAATAAACAAATCACTGGAAGAGATGTGACCCCATTTATTCTTCAGAAGGTCAATGAGCTGACTAAAGGAAAGTCCCTTCAGGCCA ACATCGCTCTCATTCATAACAATGCTCGAGTTGGAAGTCAGATCGCCTGCGCACTGTCAGAACTCATGAATGAGAGAAAGTTCAAAAGTAAAACTCATCATTCTGGAAGACACACATCACAATCAGAATCAGATATC gTTGTGATTGGAGGAATAAATGTAGATTTCATTGCCAAAGGAAAAGCAAAAACAATTCAC TTTGGACAGACCAACCCAGgaagtgtgtgtcagtcatttgGTGGTGTAGGACGGAACATCGCTG ACTCTCTGAGTCGATTAGGCCACAGGCCTCTGTTCATCTCAGCTGTTGGAGCTGACTCAAACGGTGATGCCGTATTAAACTACTGTAAACATATG AACACCAGTGGTGTTGCCAGGCTGGAGGGACAAAGCACAGCTACTTACTGTGCTGTCATCACTGAGAGTGGAGAGCTGAGCCTCGGCTTGGGCGACATGGACATTCACCAGCAAATCACAGAGCAGTGT GTGTCACAGTTTGAGAAGCAGCTTTTATCAGCCACTCTTGTGTGTCTTGATGGCAATATCCCTGTCTCCACTATTGACTATGTTTGTGGTGTTGCCAAAAAGCACAACATCAACG TCTGGTACGAGCCAACTGATTCAGAAAAGGCTTGTAAGCCTTTCCTGTCTGACGCCTGGAAGTCTCTGTCCTATTCGTCTCCAAACCTGGCGGAGCTGTGCACCATGAACAAAGCACTGGGTATCCAAACACCTGAAG TGCTGCCAagttctctggaggaggtgcttGGTGTTGCTGTGGATCTCTCACGCCCCCTTCTGGAGCATCTTCACTGTCTGGTGGTGACTCTGGGGGCTCATGGCGTGTTGGTGTGTGGAGAGCAGGACGCAGACTCAGTCAACCTGCAGCCAAGACAACAGAGGAGG AGCAGGAAGCTTTGTGCTGTACATTACCCGGCGCTGACCGTGACGGCAGAGGAAACAGTGAATGTATCAGGAGCAGGAGACAG TCTTGCTGGTGCTCTGATGGCAGGGATCCTCCGGCGGCGTGACACAGACATCTGTGTTCGGATGGGGCTCTTGGCTGCACGGCTGTCCCTGGCATCACCGCACCCCATCGACACAACGCTCACTTTTGACTCAGTAGATCTGAACAAAGTCCAGACTCAGAACTGGCCAAAACCGAGCTACAGGTGCATATAG
- the LOC128444144 gene encoding troponin I, slow skeletal muscle — MRKTVCVSLSQRKPKYSATRRLHLKSKLLKKAASMLVAESEEKKHEKERVLNECFPPLKLSGLSVQELQDLCKELNRKIDVTDEARYDMEAKAARSGTEIQTLILKISELKGVKRPNLKRVKKTTDDMLGAFTETSKLMKADFKAKLKTVKKEDEKKEEVTDWRKNVEAMSGMQGRKKLFTAGQ, encoded by the exons ATGAGGAAGACCG TGTGCGTTTCTTTGTCACAGAGAAAGCCAAAGTATTCAGCAACTCGCCGACTGCATTTGAAG TCCAAACTGCTGAAGAAGGCAGCTTCTATGCTGGTGGCCGAaagtgaagagaaaaaacacgaGAAAGAAAGAGTATTGAACGAGTGTTTCCCTCCACTGAAGCTCTCAGGTCTGTCTGTCCAGGAGCTGCAG gatCTTTGTAAAGAACTAAATCGTAAGATTGATGTTACAGATGAAGCACGCTATGATATGGAGGCTAAGGCAGCCAGAAGTGGGACTGAG ATCCAGACACTGATTCTCAAGATCAGTGAGCTGAAGGGGGTGAAGCGGCCCAACTTGAAGAGAGTGAAGAAAACGACGGACGACATGCTGGGTGCATTCACAGAAACCTCCAAACTCATGAAGGCGGATTTCAAGGCCAAACTGAAGACAGTGAAGAAAGAAGATGAGAAG AAGGAAGAGGTGACCGACTGGCGTAAAAACGTGGAGGCCATGTCCGGTATGCAGGGCAGGAAGAAGCTGTTCACTGCTGGACAATAA
- the LOC128444145 gene encoding troponin I, slow skeletal muscle, with the protein MAVIALPCKPVANVSLLQKPKPKLSASRRLFLKTKLLKKAMTMLESDKQFKKDERERILSERVPVLQLSGLSQQDLQNICKELHQKIDVVDEERYDINSKVTKNGTEIQDLSQKIFELKGKMKRPNLKRVRVSADAMLGALLGCKVKESVDFKANLKTVKKEEEKKEEVTDWRKNVDAMSGMEGRKKLFNAGQ; encoded by the exons atggctgTCATAGCACTGCCATGCAAGCCAGTAGCCAATG tttctcttttacagaAACCAAAGCCCAAACTCTCCGCCTCTCGGAGACTGTTCCTGAAG ACCAAACTGCTGAAGAAGGCCATGACTATGCTGGAGAGTGACAAGCAATTCAAAAAAGATGAGCGAGAGAGAATCCTCTCAGAGAGAGTCCCGGTCCTCCAGCTGTCAGGCCTgtctcaacaggatctacag AATATTTGCAAAGAACTACACCAGAAAATTGACGTGGTTGATGAAGAGCGCTATGACATTAATTCAAAAGTGACGAAAAATGGCACAGAG ATTCAGGACCTGTCACAGAAGATCTTTGAGCTGAAGGGCAAGATGAAGAGACCAAACCTGAAGAGGGTCCGCGTGTCTGCTGACGCCATGCTGGGAGCGCTGCTGGGCTGCAAGGTCAAGGAGTCGGTGGACTTCAAGGCCAACCTCAAGActgtgaagaaggaggaggagaag AAAGAGGAGGTGACCGACTGGCGTAAGAACGTGGACGCCATGTCTGGTATGGAGGgcaggaagaagctgtttaATGCTGGACAGTAG
- the bpgm gene encoding bisphosphoglycerate mutase, with protein MSKYKLFLLRHGEGAWNKENRFCSWVDQKLSEDGVKEAQDCGKLLKEQGYKFDLVFTSILSRSIQTAWLVLEAMGQEWVPVVKSWRLNERHYGSLIGLNRAEMALQHGEEKVRLWRRGYDITPPSIEESHPYFQVIYNDRRYTTCDVPKESLPRAESLKEVLDRLLPYWDSTVVPEIRRGRTVLVSAHGNSCRALLKHLEGISDEDIASVTLPTGIPVLLELDENLRPVKPRQLLGDQTKIQAAIKKVEDQGKARPST; from the exons ATGTCCAAATACAAACTGTTCCTGCTGAGGCATGGAGAGGGGGCCTGGAACAAAGAGAACCGCTTCTGCAGCTGGGTGGACCAGAAGCTGAGCGAGGATGGGGTGAAGGAGGCCCAGGACTGTGGCAAGCTCCTGAAGGAACAGGGCTACAAGTTCGACTTGGTGTTCACCTCCATACTGAGCCGTTCTATCCAAACCgcctggctggtgctggaggctATGGGCCAGGAGTGGGTACCTGTCGTCAAGTCTTGGAGACTGAATGAGCGACACTATGGCTCCCTGATTGGCTTGAACCGCGCAGAGATGGCTTTGCAACACGGAGAGGAAAAAGTGAGGTTGTGGAGAAGGGGCTACGACATCACTCCGCCCTCGATCGAGGAATCCCATCCTTACTTCCAGGTAATCTACAACGACCGCAGGTACACCACTTGTGACGTGCCGAAGGAGAGCCTTCCCCGAGCAGAGAGCCTGAAGGAGGTGTTGGACAGGCTGCTGCCATACTGGGACAGCACTGTGGTGCCAGAGATAAGGAGAGGCAGGACTGTGCTGGTTTCTGCTCATGGAAACAGCTGCAGGGCCCTGCTGAAACATCTGGAAG GTATATCAGACGAGGACATTGCCAGCGTCACTCTGCCCACAGGAATACCtgtgctgctggagctggatgAAAACCTCAGGCCTGTGAAACCACGACAGCTCTTAGGAGACCAGACGAAGATTCAGGCAGCCATTAAAAAGGTGGAGGACCAGGGAAAAGCCAGACCATCAACATGA